Within the Magnetospirillum sp. ME-1 genome, the region GGCACCGCTACCTCGGCCATCTGGAAGACGGCGTAGCGGGCGTGGCCGATGACCTTGGCTCCGATCTTCACCACCTTTTCGCGGATGGTGGTGAGCGACCAGCTTTCCAACTCTTCCGGCAGGGCCAGGGTGCGCAGGAAGTTGGAGAGGTTGTAGGCCAGGGCGTGAAGCTGAAGCCGCACCGCGTTGGCCTTCATCGTCCGGCAAGACAGCCGGGTCCACTTCACCGCGTTCTTGCCCTCCTTGATGTACTGCTCCGCCGTGCCACGCTGGTTGTAGAAGGCGGTCACGCGGGCTGCGGGTCGGGTCAGGTTGGTGACAATGAAGCCGACCCGTGGATACAGTTCGCCGGGATGCCATTCGACCTTGGCGACCACGCGGCGCTTCCGGCTCCATGACTTGGCCTGATAGCTGAAGCTGGCGTAGAACCGCTGGACGTATTTCGGAGGACGACCGACCGGGCGCTTGAGCAGGTGGGCGATGTGGCTCTGAAGGACCTTGTTGGCCTTGAGGCGGATGGTGTACTTGTAGCCCTCGGCCTCCAAATAGTCGTACAGGTCGGGCAGGGCGAAAGCCGCATCGCCCCGGAAGAACCGCCGCTTGGTTCTGTCCCGATACCGCCCCACCACCGGTTCCAGCACCGAGCGCCAGTCATCGGCGCTGTGGACGTTGCCGGATCGAAGGGCGCTGCGTTCAAGGTCGCCAAACTGGTTGAACACGAACAGCGGATGGTAGCAGGTGCAGCCGAAATGGCCGTTGTAGGCGGTGCCTTCCTGCTCACCATGGGTCGGGCTGACGCTGCTGTCCATGTCCAGCACCACGACGTTGGTGGGACGGCGGGCATGAACCGCGTCGATCCATTTCCCTGACAAGTCAGTCAGAGCAGCGAGGTTCGGCTTGCCGGTCAGCACCCCGGTCTCGAACCGCCCCATCTGGCTGGTGGACGCGGCCTCCTTGGTCACAGCCCTGCCGCCGACGATCCAGCGCATCGCCGGATCATGGCCGAGGCGGTCGGCATCGTTGACATCCTCGTACCCGGCGAGGCGGCCGAACACCGACTGACGGAACTGGGCGGTCAGGGTGTGGCGGTTGTTCTTGCCGGTCCTGATGTCGGCCAGAACCTGTCCGGCCATCTCGGTCAGGCCTAGGGCGTCGTCCAGTTCCCGGAAGGCGAGCAGCCCGGCGTCCGATGTCACCTTCGAGCCGTGGAACTCCAGCTTGAGGCGGCGGTCAAAAGCGACCCGCAGATCGCCAGATTCCGTTTCACCCGCCGCCATCTCCATAAACAGCCCCTCAGGTCGTCGGTACCACCTTGATTTCTATATCAGATTTGGCAGCCGCCGTCACGTAATCGCAGCGCCATCTGGGAAATCCGGGCTGAGGATTCAACCATGAAGGTCGCAGCCTATTATCGTGTTTCGACGACGAATCAAGCAGATGCCAATTTGTCGATCCCGGACCAGATGCGTCAAGCGCAGGCTTATTGCATCWSAAGGGGATGGAGCCTTGTGCGGGAATTTACTGAGCCCGGCGATTCGGCGATGGACGAACAAAGGCCCATCTTCCTCGAGATGATGGACTGGGTCACCAATAGGGAACACCCCGTCGATATTGTCCTCGTCCACAGCTTCTCCCGATTCATGCGAGATGCGGTCAGCCTCGGCCTGCGCGTGCGATCTTTGCGTAAGGCTAAAGTCGAGCTGGTATCGCTTAGCCAGCCGCTTGGCAATGATTCCATGGGCGACATGGTGCGTCTGATCTTGTCGGCCTTCGATGAATATTCTTCACGAGAAAACGCGAAACACACCCTGCGCGCCATGAAGCAAAATGCTGAAAATGGCTACTGGAATGGCTCAAAGGCACCCTTTGGCTACCAAACCGTTCATGCTGGCAATCACGGCGTACGGGAGAAGAAGCGCCTTGAGATTGATCCGGACGAGTCACCGATTGTTCGGATGATATTTGAATTGGCGCTGAAGGGTGAAGGTGTCAAGAGCATCTCTTGCCACCTGAACGACCGGGGCATTCGCCATCGTGGCAAGCGCTTCCACACCGGCTACGTTCACCGAATATTGCGTAGTGAAACTTATTCAGGCACCCACCATTTCAATCGGACCAATTGCCGAGAACGTGAGGCCAAGCCGCCGTCTGAATGGGTCGCAATGGCCGTGCCTGTGATCATTGACCCTGCTGACTTCCAGAGGGTTCAATCCAACCTCACGGCTCGATCGCCGAAAAAGGTCGCTCCCCGCGTTGTGAATGGTCCGACGCTGTTGACCGGCATCGCACGATGTGCCGCCTGTGGAGGCGGAATGATGCTGCGGACCGGAAAAGGAGGTCGCTACCGCTACTACACATGCGGTACGGCCGCTCGTATGGGCAAGTCGGCTTGCCAAGGTCGGACAGTGCGGATGGATGCCCTTGATAACCTTGTATTGGGGGAATTCAGTCGGAGGGTGCTCGACCCTGAACACGTTAGGGCGGTCCTCGAGGGGCTGATCGAAGATGGTGCTACACGCGATTCTCAGCGGCAGATCAAGCTAGAGGATTTGCGTAGGGCATTCAGCGAGGCCCAGGCCACCATCGACCGCCTCTATACTGCTATCGAGAAAGGGGTCTTTGACCTGGATGACCCCCAGGCTAAAGAGCGCCTGACCCAGGCCAAGTTGCGCCGGGATGAAACCAAGCAGGATTTCGAAGCTGTTCGAGTTCTTGTCAATACCACCCCCAAGATCACTGGAGAGCGGATTGAGCGGTTCACACGACTGCTGCGAGGCCATCTAAGTGAGGGCAACATCCAGCTGCGGAAAAGCTGGCTTGCTCTTTTTGTCGATGAAGTGATCGTCGCCGACGACGAAATCATCATCTGCGGCCCGACGCCCGCCCTAGCCGGCGGGGTTAATGGTACCGTTGGCGAAAATTTGCCTGCGGTGCCCACTTTTGTTCCGCGTTGGCGTCCCGGAAGGGATTCGAACCCCTGACCTACGGTTTAGGAAACCGTTGAGAATACATTGTACTATATTGATATTATTGTTATTTTCTATATTTTACGCTCCACGTGAGTTCCACGTGAGTCAATCTCGCGACCACAACTGGCACAACGCTAATCACAACACCTAAGCATCGCCTTGTTCATACAAGGTGCTATTTGGAACCACCCAAAGCCTTCGCCATCGACAGAACCTGATCCCGGACCTTGGGGTCATTGATGCTGAAATAGGCACGTACCAATTCCAGGGTTTCCCGCCGTGCCATCGGATCATCGTCGGGGATTTCAACTGACTTGGTGACGTTGCCCCGGATCACCTCGACCGGTGATGCTGCCTGGGCAGTCGAAGAGATTTCTTCGAAAAAATATCCCACCCTAACGTCGAGCACGCGGGACAGATCGAACAGCCTGGATGCTCCGACCCGATTGGCCCCACGTTCGTATTTCTGGACCTGCTGGAAGGTCAGCCCAAGGCATTCACCAAGCTTCTCCTGGCTCATGCCAAGCAGGGTCCGACGAAGCCGAATGCGGGCACCAACATGAACATCAATGGGATTGGCACTGCCGTCGTCCAAGCGACCTCTGGTGGACCGACCAGCCTTCTTGGCGACCTTGGCAGGCTCGGGGGCGGTTGCGGGTTTGGCACTCTTACGTGGCGGCATGGCGATTCCTTCCCCGTTCATCAGGTGGCTGATTTGGGCTTCCGATTCGTCCGTGAATGCCCCAGTCCAATAGCCTTGGCAAACTCAGACCTACGAGCAGCATATTCCGGGGCGACCATGGGATAGTCAGTGGGCAAGTTCCAGTTGACCCGGTACTCGTCCGGCGTCAGCCCATGGCTGGTCAAGAGGTGCCTCTTCAGCATTTTTTGGCGACTGCCGCATTCCAGACAGACGATATGTCCTGGGGTCACAGACTTCTTTACTGAAACGGCAGGCTTCTGGCTTTCAGTCGGTGCTGAAGCAGGGGCGTCCGCACCGGCCAAAGACAAATAAACGGACTTGATCAGGTTCGGAATTTCTGTGACCGCCAGGGTGTTGCTGCCCAGGTAGGCGGCTACAATCTTGGTGGTCAGAGCCTTGATGTCATCGGCCATTGATGGTGTCCTTGAGGGTCTTTCCGGCGGTGAATTTGGCAGACTTGCTGGCCGCGATGGTGAGGGTCTTGCCAGTTTGCGGATTCCTGCCTTCACGTGCAGGACGGGCAGAAACCGAGAAAGTTCCAAAGCCAACCAGACGCACATCATCGCCGGACTTCATGGCGGTAGTGATGGCTGCAAAAACAGCGTCAATAGCATTGCCCGCGTCGGCCTTGGTCATGTTGGCACTATCGGCGACGGCGTTGACCAATTCGGACTTGTTCATGTGCCCTCCCTACCAAACAAAAACGGATTGACTAACAGCCATCATTTATCAAACGGATTCACTCAGGCGTCGGCAAGGTAAACAGGAAAGTCGAGCCGCCTGAAGGTGATTGCTCGACCCAAATCTCGCCCCCGTGCCGCTCGACAATCTTCTTGCAGACAGAAAGACCGATCCCTGTTCCCTCGTATATCTCTCGGGTATGAAGTCGCTTGAAAAGCAGAAAAATTCGGTCGAAGTATTCTGGTGCGATCCCGATACCATTATCTTGAACAGAGAAGACCGCCTTACCATCATCGAGACGAGCAGCGACGGCGATGTGGGGTCTTATCCCCTCTGTTCGATATTTGATGGCATTCCCAATTAGATTTTGGAAAAGCCGATCTAACTGGTGGCCGTCCCCAACCACCATGAGTGATGTATCCACATCGACGACCACGTGTGCATCACACTCGGCAATGGCTGTCCCAAGGTTCTTCAAGGCATAGGAAATGGCATCACCGATCCGCATCGGAATCAGTGGTTCTCCCTGTCGATCAATTCTGGAGAATGCAAGCAGGTCCAGAACCATAGCATCCATTCGCCGGGCACCGTCGCGGACGAAGCCAATAAATTCATGCCCATCGGCGTCGAAGTGATGTCCGTAGCGGCGTTCAATCAGGTCAACATAGCTGCTGATCATACGGAGCGGCTCTCGAAGATCATGGGATGCGACGTAAGCAAATTGCTCAAGTTCGGCGTTGGATGCCGCCAAATCCTTACAGGCAGTTCCCAGTTTTTCTTCGCTCTCCCGTCTGACAGAGACATCAAAACAATAGCCGACATACCCGAGAAATTCGCCGGACTGGTTTTGAATAGGAATTCCGTAATCTACGATCCAACCGTATTCACCGCAGGCCCGCTTGATGCGGTATTCCATGTCGAACGGCTGACGAAGTGCGAAGGCATCAAGATAGATTTTCAAGCAGCGATCAAAATCATCGGGATGGACGCCTTCCGCCCATCCATTCCCCATCTCCTGCTCCATTGTTCTGCCGGTATAGGCGAGCCAAGCGGGGTTGAACCAATTGCATTTGGCATCAAGACCAGCACGCCAGATCAGAATCGGGGCAGCTTTTAGGAGTTCGAGATCAGGCCAGCCTGTGTTTGCAACAATCATGGCCGTCCTCCGCCTTCACGCCCATCAAATGCTACCAAAGATTTATATCTTTCATCAACCTCAAGCAAAATGGTCCGGAGATTTAGCACCTTCCATTGTGCACCGATCCCCAACGGACTCCTCCTTCACCCGGAGGATTCCTGCCTCCAATCCCGCAGCAATCACCGTRTCCGAAATGGCATCCTTGATYTCATCAGGCAGAATWATTGCGGCCCTCCATGAGCCATCTGGTGCCCGATATGTTGGCAAGGAAACCTCGGTACTTTTGTCATCAGCCCTCACCTTGACTCCTTGGATGATCATCTCGATGCCATCAAAGACGACMTCAACATCRGCCAAGGCACGTAGCTTMCCGGCATTCTTCACTTCGGTKATGCCGATTGCCGATACAGTAAYCGATGCAGTGTCCATGGTCGGATTTACGTTCATCATCTCCGCCTTGATGGCATAAGCCGAATACGATAACCTTTTCTGGTGGCATCCCCCCGATGCGGCCACATCTGGATAGATCACCCCCGTAAACCTGATCCATCCAGCACGATCCGGCGGTGGAGTTCTCACCAGTTCTCCACCGCCGACCTGCTTTACGGCTCGTTCCGAATCACAGGCACAGCCACAAAGTACTCCGGGTCTTCCAGGGTGCGAATCGACACCATTAGTGTCTCGTGCCGGTTCACCATCCGGGCATGCGGAACCCCATCAACGGCCGTCCAAAGCCGTGACACCTCCCACACCTTTCTGGTCGGATCGTTGGCTTTCATGAACAAGTCACCGACTTGGATGGGGGGAGGTTTTCGTCCGAATATTGCCATGTTCGCCCAACCTGCCTGCCCGAAATTATACCGCCRTGTCGCGAACTGCCTGGATGTGCCCAAAGAACTTTCGATCTTCGGACAGCATGTGCTTTGCCACCACGTCATAGGCCAGAAAATTGAACAGGTCGCCCAAGGCCAGTTCGCCGGATGTGAAAATCGCCACCAATTCCCCGGCACGGTCGATTAGACCCTGGTGGGTTTGGGCATGTTCATCAGCACCGGAATATCCTATCGAGCGGAAAACTGCTTCTTCATCCCGGAAATGATCCAGAAGGTCCGCAACAAGTGCTTCGATCTGAGGTGCCACCTCATCGGTTGGTCGCTCTCCGATGACCGCTGTCAGCAAATTATTTGCGTGTTCGAATAGATTTCGGTGCTGCGTATCGAGCAAAGCATGGCCGGACTCGTAGGTGCTCCTCCAGACCAGACGTAGAAACGAGAGATCGAGAAGCTCTGCCTCATCGGCTTCATCAGCCTCGCAGGCATCGGTTACGACTCGGTTCCTCCCACCTTCCTTTGCCGCGTAAAGGGCTGCATCAGACCGGCATAGCCAAGATTCCCATGTTTCATCTTCACGGTATTCGGCGACACCAAAGCTGGCGGTAACATGCCCAACACCAGGAAAATCGAAGGCCATAACCGCCTTACGGATTCGTTCGGCAAGCAGGATTGCGATCATTAGTCCACTGTTYGGGGTGACGATCACGAATTCCTCACCGCCCCAACGACCGAGCAGATCGGTGGAACGCATGCACTTTTGGGCGATGTCACAAAATGTCTTCAGAACTTCATCGCCTACAGCATGGCCATAGCCGTCATTGACCCT harbors:
- a CDS encoding MucR family transcriptional regulator, with the translated sequence MADDIKALTTKIVAAYLGSNTLAVTEIPNLIKSVYLSLAGADAPASAPTESQKPAVSVKKSVTPGHIVCLECGSRQKMLKRHLLTSHGLTPDEYRVNWNLPTDYPMVAPEYAARRSEFAKAIGLGHSRTNRKPKSAT
- a CDS encoding helix-turn-helix domain-containing protein: MPPRKSAKPATAPEPAKVAKKAGRSTRGRLDDGSANPIDVHVGARIRLRRTLLGMSQEKLGECLGLTFQQVQKYERGANRVGASRLFDLSRVLDVRVGYFFEEISSTAQAASPVEVIRGNVTKSVEIPDDDPMARRETLELVRAYFSINDPKVRDQVLSMAKALGGSK
- a CDS encoding sensor histidine kinase — translated: MIVANTGWPDLELLKAAPILIWRAGLDAKCNWFNPAWLAYTGRTMEQEMGNGWAEGVHPDDFDRCLKIYLDAFALRQPFDMEYRIKRACGEYGWIVDYGIPIQNQSGEFLGYVGYCFDVSVRRESEEKLGTACKDLAASNAELEQFAYVASHDLREPLRMISSYVDLIERRYGHHFDADGHEFIGFVRDGARRMDAMVLDLLAFSRIDRQGEPLIPMRIGDAISYALKNLGTAIAECDAHVVVDVDTSLMVVGDGHQLDRLFQNLIGNAIKYRTEGIRPHIAVAARLDDGKAVFSVQDNGIGIAPEYFDRIFLLFKRLHTREIYEGTGIGLSVCKKIVERHGGEIWVEQSPSGGSTFLFTLPTPE
- a CDS encoding IS1380 family transposase, which produces MEMAAGETESGDLRVAFDRRLKLEFHGSKVTSDAGLLAFRELDDALGLTEMAGQVLADIRTGKNNRHTLTAQFRQSVFGRLAGYEDVNDADRLGHDPAMRWIVGGRAVTKEAASTSQMGRFETGVLTGKPNLAALTDLSGKWIDAVHARRPTNVVVLDMDSSVSPTHGEQEGTAYNGHFGCTCYHPLFVFNQFGDLERSALRSGNVHSADDWRSVLEPVVGRYRDRTKRRFFRGDAAFALPDLYDYLEAEGYKYTIRLKANKVLQSHIAHLLKRPVGRPPKYVQRFYASFSYQAKSWSRKRRVVAKVEWHPGELYPRVGFIVTNLTRPAARVTAFYNQRGTAEQYIKEGKNAVKWTRLSCRTMKANAVRLQLHALAYNLSNFLRTLALPEELESWSLTTIREKVVKIGAKVIGHARYAVFQMAEVAVPRDLFRRILDMIDDLRPREPAPC
- a CDS encoding recombinase family protein gives rise to the protein MKVAAYYRVSTTNQADANLSIPDQMRQAQAYCIXRGWSLVREFTEPGDSAMDEQRPIFLEMMDWVTNREHPVDIVLVHSFSRFMRDAVSLGLRVRSLRKAKVELVSLSQPLGNDSMGDMVRLILSAFDEYSSRENAKHTLRAMKQNAENGYWNGSKAPFGYQTVHAGNHGVREKKRLEIDPDESPIVRMIFELALKGEGVKSISCHLNDRGIRHRGKRFHTGYVHRILRSETYSGTHHFNRTNCREREAKPPSEWVAMAVPVIIDPADFQRVQSNLTARSPKKVAPRVVNGPTLLTGIARCAACGGGMMLRTGKGGRYRYYTCGTAARMGKSACQGRTVRMDALDNLVLGEFSRRVLDPEHVRAVLEGLIEDGATRDSQRQIKLEDLRRAFSEAQATIDRLYTAIEKGVFDLDDPQAKERLTQAKLRRDETKQDFEAVRVLVNTTPKITGERIERFTRLLRGHLSEGNIQLRKSWLALFVDEVIVADDEIIICGPTPALAGGVNGTVGENLPAVPTFVPRWRPGRDSNP
- a CDS encoding HU family DNA-binding protein, with amino-acid sequence MNKSELVNAVADSANMTKADAGNAIDAVFAAITTAMKSGDDVRLVGFGTFSVSARPAREGRNPQTGKTLTIAASKSAKFTAGKTLKDTINGR